A region of the Vanrija pseudolonga chromosome 2, complete sequence genome:
CGTGTGAGGGAACGTGTGAGGGACTTCTTCTCACTGATGTCTGGCAACGGCTTGCCGTTGTGTTGAGCCGAGCCGTCACCAGCGTGGCGCTTGGTGATAGTCGATGaccggcctcgccctcgagcgacGATGGGTTTGGCATCTGGAGCGGCAGGCAAAGTCTTGCGGCGAGATTGAGAGATTTGCGCTCGCCCGGCCTCCAACCCTGCCGAGTCGTCTGTTGCGGTTGAAATGGCGGACGCACGACGGCTTGGAGCCGGAGAGCTAGTCGGTGATGTTGCAGCAGTGCCACCATCTGTCTCCGCGGAGTGCCTTCGGTTGCTACCCTTGCGACGTAAACCTTCAGGGTGTTGAGCTGATCCACCACTGGCAGGTGGTTCGAAGAACATGCCAAACGGCCGCCCATCGGGACTCTGCATCACCACTCCCGAGGCACCAGAGGATTTACCGTTTGTTGCACGCGAGAAGTACTCGGCCGCTGGTGTGGTCTCAATGTCGCCCAGTGGAGTCGACAATGGAATCTTGAGGGCATCTCCGCGTGGCGTCACGCCCATGGGCGGTGGGAGCTCGGCCAGAGGCGTCCGTGATGACCTAGGGGTTGGCGCCTGAACATCAAGGCCGTTTACCCCATCGAAGAATCCGGTCTGCGTTGGCCCCAGAGCAGGTCGGCTGCCGGTAGTTACTATCGGGGAACGAGGGCTCGTGGCGATTGGCGAGAATGCGGGATCAACCAAGGGTTGCCGCACCGCAGTAAATAGTGCGGTAAGAAAGCGCCGTGGGCCGACGGGTTTGGGTACCACGATCACCTCGATATGGTTGGCGACATCTGagctggcgaggaggtcgcgaACTTGCCGATACTTCTCCAGGCCGGTGAAGTGAATCACAGTGGGCATCGTCGCTTGTCGAATTCCATGGGTAGATTTGCCGCTTCGGGTCAAGTTTGGCCGTTTCAACGATCGTTGGCGATTCAAAGGTGGTGCTTCCAGTTTCAAGCGTCCTAGCTCCCTTCGAAGCACCCCGATATCGCTGTCAATGAGGATAAACCGCGGGGCCGCCACAGGCTGGGAGGTAGGGAGAATGTCCGCCTCCAATGGAATGAGGGAAACATCAATTCCCCAGGCTCTAAGATAGCCTGTGAGGTGTCGCGCGAAAATGCTCGAATGGCTGGCGTGAAGATGAACCCCACGGCCCCGCAAGGTCTCTGCGAAGTCGGACAGCTCCCCTAAAGTGGGCTCTCGAGGGAGGCGAATATCCGAGTAAGGCTGTCGACTTGCCTCTTCCTCTTGTGACAATTCTACGGGTTCCAATATTGGCCGGCCAGGTGGCAGGACGGTTGACAGCTCATAGGCGTGTCGTGCGAGCCCGAAGGTGGTGGGGGAAGTCGGTGCAGCGTTCGTTTTGAGTGAAGCGCTAGCCTGTCTCAGCAATCGCGTGGATAGGACTGTGTCGAACTTTGGCGTTGCGGCCTCCTTCTGTTCCACCAATCTGGTGAATGGGTTCAACTCCGCCCTAGGGGTTGCAGCATTGGAGTCGATGGTTTGAGATATGTTGTGGACAATCTCGAAAGTGCACAACGTCGGCTCGTCCGCCGATCCAGCGGGAGGTGATGGCAATATCCTGCTTGGTGATGATGGAtggccgccaccaccaccaccaaggcTTTGGGGACGCCGCTGACCCTCCCAATCTAAGACTGGTAGCGAGTCGCGTCTGGAGGTCGCCGGTGACTGTGGGTACACGTGGAGACCAAGCTCAATAGTATCTCCTTTGTTGGCAACGAGGAGGATCTGTCGGAGAACCTGCGGGTTAGTCGATTGGCTGAAGGCAAACACATACGTGAGAGAGGGCGAAACCTAGAGCTTCCCGGTCTCCATTGACGCTGAAGTGCTTGATCCCAACATCGCCGTGAAAGagaacgagctcgacctctGATTGAGCGGCCTCTCCACCGAGCTGATCGGCCACATTTTGAACGAGCTCCCCAACATCGAAGTCCTCAATAACCGAGGCAGGACTGCCTTGGCCATCCACCATTGTCCCCAGATTTGCCGACAAGTAATTGAGGCCGCGCATTGAAGAGAGCAGAGCGGAAACCGATGTAACCGGTACTTGGATGGCGCAGCCCGAGTACTGTTCTTTGGCGTTATCCAGAAGATGAGGTGGAGACACGTTCAGAATAGTCTGAATGGCGGTCTGCAGCGAATCGACCAATTCCACCGACACTGAGTGCACTGGATCGACTCTCATACCAGCCGGTGGGCGAGGTTCCAGTGGTTGCCGCAGTAGCCCTGTACGGCTAGGTAATGGAGACGACACTGCTCGATTGAATGTCCCTCGTTCGGCACTCGAGGACTGTCCAGACGTTGAGGGAGGCTGCTCACTGACACCCCGGGGGAGGACGATGACGGGAGCGGACGCCGTCATTGCGGCAACGGTCGCAAAGTCATTGTCGTCTCCGGAGGAGCTGGAACTAGACTGCGCTCCGAAAGGATCTTCTGAGAACGACCTGGTTCGTTCAAACGGATCTGGCCTACTGATGGGGTGGCCTGCCGGTGGCCAAGCAAAACCCTGGTGGCCCGATaacgatgatgatgaggaggaggagagctgCCCATCAGCCCATGGCCTTGAATCACCATGAACACTCACGGGAAGTGTGGTGTCAGTGTGACCGTCGCCGGCGGTACGAAATCTGTCCGTGGAGCAATCCTTTGGGGACAGTTCAAAAGCTGATGGATCCATGGAGTGACTGATGGGTGATTCTGCCCAACTTGGCGGGACGGTGATGATGGCCGATGGTTGGGAAGCCGGTACTTTGCCCGGCCCCGATGTATCCGTGTCTACCTTGAGTGGTGGTTGTGACATGACGGAGAGGGGCAGTATCTGTCGTGTCGGTAGACTAGACGTCGCGATGCGCGACGGGTGAAGGCCACATGCAGGACCGTGTggaggtgagtgagtgggtgcgAGTGTTGTACAACAAGGCTTGGGGTAGAGTGAGAGAATGAGAGTGAGACATGCCGCACACCTTAGTTTGACACTGActggtcgaggtgggtggtggtggggtggtgggtggatgggtggatgTCGTCAGGGACAATGCAAgacctggctggctggctgcccgCCCTGGCTAATTGATTCGGAATCAAAAACGACAAGGGCCATTTACTTAGCCGTGCAGAGGTGAAGGGGGTCATCAAGGCATTAACATCACAAGGCATACTGGACAGACAATCTGCAACCTCTCCACCTcccttctcgtcctcgtccctACTGCGCGTGGAATGACATGATCTCCTCGTACAGGAGCCTCTTGAGTTCGTCTCGAGTAATATCGTCCTTCATCAAATCAAAGTCGAAGAAGTCAGAGTCGAGGGGTGGTGCTGTCGGCTCGTCCTCCGGGTCGTGGTACGCCTCCAGGTATGGGTGCTCGAGGCACTGCTCAACCGTGTAGCGTTTACGGGGGTCGACTGCGATGGTCAACACACAAGCATAGGTGATCTTGGCTCTTACACGTCAACGTCTTGGCAAGGAAGTCAATCGCGAGAGGCTTCGACTTTGGATAGAGCGACTCAAACGAACGCCTCTTCCGGAAGGGCATGTTGCGGATGTAGTCCTTGGAGCGTCGAGACGTGATGGCATAGAACTCGTCCATCGTAGGGGTTCCGAGGACATCCAAAATCAAGGACAGCTGGTGATGACTGGGGTTAGCAGAGCCTCCTGCGAGGATGAGCCTCACTAGTCCTTGCCGGGAAACAGCGGCTTTCCACTCAGCATCTCGGCCAGGATACAGCCAATAGACCAGATATCGATGGCCTTGGAGTACATTCTGAATGACAGCATGACTTCGGGTGCACGGTACCATCGTGTGGCGACATCTGACAGTCAGTGGTAACAACCACCCACTGTACCCACATTCAGTCATGAAGCCGTTCTCCTTGCCACCGTTGGGAAACGCCGTTTGAGTGCTCCGAGCCAGTCCAAAGTCGCAGACCTTGAGGTCGCAGTTGGCATTAAGGAGGAGGTTTGAGGGCTTGAGGTCCCGGTGAATAACTAGCCGTTAGCTTCTTGCCTGATGACCCAGTCCTACTTTCGGCAGAGTGGAGGGCCTTAATGGCGCGGCACGTCTGGTAGATGAAGTACTGGCAATGATCGTCACTGAGGTCCTGAGTGCGAATCACGCGGTGAAGGTCCGTctccagcagctcctggACAAGATAGACTGGCCCGTCAGCAGCCTGCCAGCACCCATAGTCTCTCgtcccactcaccctccttGAAACTTtcgaacgacgacggcttgATGATATCCAGAATCGTAATGATCTGGAACATCAGTGTGCTACCCTGCCGCAACCACTGGGACAGACTCACATTCTCGCTGACACCCTGGTCTGCAAAGTACTTTAGGAGCTTGAGTTCACGGAGCGTTCGTAGTGCAAACATGGAATGGTCGAACGGAGCAATCTTCTTGATGGCGACCTTTGTGTTTGAAGGGCGGTGGATggccgacacgacgacgccataCGCACCCTCACCGATTACATCGACAATGAGGTAGGTGCTGCCTTGGGGACGAGGTGAGCACTCGCCAAGCACTGGGCGCCTTGTGAAACGTACCAACGTTGAAGCGAACCTTTCGTGGAGCCTGGGCATTGGAGCCTCTTGTGAGCTTCTCTTGAACGGCGGCCATGGCACTTGATGTTGCTGCTCGCTGTGGTTCAGAGCGACGAACGGTGGACATGATGAGTAAACTGAAAGAGCATTAGGATCAAAGTTGTGTTGCGGCCCGGTCGGTGGGAgagggagcggcggcgagcaggcgggcgggcgaacgagcgagtgagcgagtgagtgaggTCGAGAAGCGGGCGTAGTCGTCGAACGGGCCGCCGCTTGGAGAGAAGGGAATGGGCGAGGACCGTGACCAGCTCGGTGGGCGGGTGGAAGTGGGGGGTGGGGcatggcgggcgggcgcgaggaggcgaggcgaggcgaggcgcggtcgcgcacgcgcacacacacgcacacaacAAGGATTATCAAAAGTTGGGTGCGAACAAGGATCCATCAGCACACTGTCCACAACCCAAAGCCAGCTCAAAGCTGGATGGGCTTGGACACGCTCTCCTTGTACGTCACGTCACCGTCGCGTCCCCGACGTGTCGTCCGAGGAGGCGTGCTTCGGCTGCTCCTGCCCCGCGCAAAGCCTTTGACACGAGCACCGCCAAAGGAAGATCGGCGTTGACCGTCGTCTTAAGTCTTGTGGTTCGGCCACGAGGCTgcgaggccggcgtgcgcgcggcgtgcacgaCGTGCGACACGGCACAAAGGAGCCAGTGTCTGACGAGGCGTATGGTGACTCGGCCTCATGGctggcaggctggctggtgctAGCTAGTCGATACCCAACTCGCCTGGACTGCAAGTGGAAAGAAGCGTGCGTCGAGTGCACGGTGTTCCAGACGTGCACTCTGTCCTTTGTGCCGCTTTCGTTCATGCCGGGCATTGTCAGTCTGTCATAAAAGGCCCGAGGCGGTCAGTGAGGCAGGGTTGAAGACGCAGGAAAGGAGAGAGCGAGGGCAGTGGCGTATCTCGAGTCACCCTTGGTGCATGTCGCTGGGTAGTATTGTACCCAGGcgtggccgtggctgcgAGCCCTGGCATGGCGCCGGCAAgaggcgcgacgaggcgtggTGGGGCAGGGTGACTGTAACGCGTTCAAAGGGCACCCAAACGGACGACTAGGACCAGTGCCGCGAGGTTGGGTTCTGAGGGAGGACAAAGCAGCAAATGAAATGACAAGGACGAGTTGAGTTGAAGGTCAATGAATACTGCTGCCAAGACGGGCAGGCGGTACGACATCAAACGCAAAGAGCACCCACATTGTTTGCCCTAGAGTCTTGTTCCATCCGCTAGGCATCACCTCACTTCACCTCAACTCGAAACCAGCCCCTCTGCACTTTGTACCTCGCCAATGCCAACGTGCCCAAGTCTATCTTGCCTTCCATTACTGTGCTCTCGCACAGTCACGTCCTTTCTCGTCAACAAGAGCGAACATTGTCCGGGACGCGTTGGAGTGGTGTATGTTTGTATCACGTGATCATTCGGGTCGGCCGGCTCGGTTGGCTCAACTTCGGGAtgcaaccgccgccgcctgatGGCAGAGACTTGGGTTGGCCACTCACTCACTGCCcctcgaggaccttggcTACCCTCGCTCGAATCCTGAACCTTGGCTACCCTCGCTCGAATCCTGACACATCCCCTGCGGCTACACGTTTGTAGTATGATAGAGAGGCGTGAGGATACAGAGAACCGGAGCCCAGCGTGCAGTTGAGTCAGTACGCAGCGCTTGCTTGCCTACGCGCGCAGCTTTGTGTTGCCCATTTCCTTCATCACGGGTGCAATGTCGGCATTTTGGCTCCAAAGCTCGTAACGAATCGTCTCCATGATGACAACATTGGCATTGGCACCTCATGTGTCCCCCACCCTCCATCCCCTTCGGGCTCTGGCCGTGAATGCTGCTCTCTTCCCGCCCTTGCAGCAGACCTGATTCTTATCAATCCGTGCGTAACCTCGGACTTTGGCACGCAGGGAGACAATGACTCAGCGCACATAAAGCCCAGCGCGCTGCCTGACCGACCCTGCCCATCGAAGAGGCGGCTCTTGCAAAACACCGAGCTCTCATCCAACAAGGTTATCATCTGTCACCACTGCACTTCGCCCTCTGAACATTCGTCTTGATTTCCACAATGGACGGAGCATACGCACTGTCCCCCGCCAACGGCCACGATGAGGCGGTAGTCACCCTCCCGAAGGCCAAGGACTTGAGCCACCACCTCAACAGCCTTACcaagcgccgcgtcgccaacaagctcaaggagatgTACCAATACTCCGGGGTGCCAGGCATGGTATCGCTCGCCGGCGGTTCGTATCCTCTCCTCGCCATGTCAGGCCACTTGAACTAACAGCCTACAGGTatcccctcccccgcctaCTTCCCATTCGAGAGCTTGTCGGCGGAAATCCTCCCCTACGACCATTTGCCACTTGACAACCCTCGCGTCCCAGCCAAGCCCAAGACTTCGCTGCTGTCATGGCTCTTCGGATCaagctcgggctcgagccAGGCTGCTCCCACGATCACTGTTCCCAAGTATGCCAAGAATCCCAAGGACCCGTACGCTGTCCAGCTCGCCACATCCCTCCAATACCAGCTGGCGACGGGGCCTCCTGCATTCCCCAAGTTCCTGCGCGAGTATGTGAAGACTGTCTACAAGCCGGGCTATGCCGACTGGGACGTTCTCCTCGATGACGGTGCGACGGACGGGTTCAACAAGGTCTGCAACCTCCTCGTGGAAGTCGGTGACACtatcctcgtcgaggagtgGACGTACCCTGGAGCGGCAAACGCCTACCTCCCGTACGACACGACCATTGTCGGCGTCAAGATGGATGGCCAGGGTATCATCCCCGAGGAGCTGGAATCGCTCCTCTCCAACTGGGACGACTCGAAGGGCCGCTTCCCTAGGTGGGTGATAAGCAACTTCGCGCCACGCTGACGATTCTAGACTGCTGTACACCGTCCCCACGGGCCAGAACCCGACCGGTGCCACAatgctcggcgagcgcaaACAGGCGATCTACGCCCTCGCGTCCAAGTTTGATCTGATcattgtcgaggacgagccctACTTCACGCTGTACAGCGGTGCCTACACCCCGCGAGACGCCAAGCTCTCGCCAGTCGCCCAGTACCAGCGCGAcctggagaagaaggagggtAAGGAAGGCAACGAGGCGTTTATCAAGGCTCTCCCTCCCACGTACCTCCGGTATGACACCGAGGGTCGCGTCATTCGCCTCGACACCTTCTCCAAGACGTCAGCCCCGGGCTCGCGTCTGGGCTGGATCACGTCGAACCCCCTGTTCATTGAGCGCCTCACCCGCATCTCCGAGTCGAGCACCCAGGCGCCCAGTGGATTCGCAACCTCCCTTACGGTCACACTCCTCAACACCTGGGGTCTCGACGGCTACATTCGCTGGCTTCGTGGCCTCAAGGGCGCGTACACTGTGCGCCGCGACTGGCTCATCGACTCGCTGGCAGACGTGTTCCACCTCGAGTTTGAGGAGGACAACGTTCACAACCCCAACGTCTTGACTGTGGCTGGGATTGGACGTGGTGCCACTGCCTACGCTCGCCAGCTTCCCGGCAGCAGCCAGGCTCTCTGggacgagaagcgcggcaCGTCTTCTCCTCACGGCAAGCCCCTCGTGTCGTTCGTGCCCCCGACCGCGGGCATGTTTGTCTGGCTCGCGGTCCACCTGAACCAGCACCCCGAGTACGAGTCCCTCGGACCCGACGCCACCAACATCCTGCTCAGGCGACTGTGGCTCAAGCTTgccgaccacctcgtcctgTTTGCCCCAGGCTTCGTCTTTGCACCCGACGCCGCTCCTACAGACAACACTGGCGTAGGCTACTTCCGCCTCTCGTACTCGATCATCACGTACGAGGAGAGCCGGACCGCCATCAAGACGTTCGAGGAGGTCCTTGTCAAGTTCCTCCACGGCCGTAGCTAGGCTGGAGAAAACGTCAAGAGGTTGTATAAGTACAAGTAGATGCATTTGGGATCGTAAAGTTGTTGACCAGAGTCTCTAAGTGTGGGCCGCAGCCAGTGACGGGAAGTCCATTAGagctccttgccgaggaTATGGTCCGTctgccgctcctcgccgacaaaGAAGTCATGGCTACCAATCTGGGTGAACCCAATCTTCTTGTAGAAGCTTTTGGCGCGTTCGTTGCTCTCCCAGACTCCAAGCCAGACATACTTTGGTccgagctccttggccttggcgagcgtcgcgtcgaTGAGTTTCTTGGCGATCCCTCGCCCATGGTACTGGTAGTCTGCGTAGATGCGCTGGAGCTCGATGCGCTCCGCAGCCGGGATGTGCTCGACACAGGTCTCGGTGGTGTCGgtgcgcagcgccgagaacgccgcgacgacctcctgT
Encoded here:
- the paiA_0 gene encoding Spermidine/spermine N(1)-acetyltransferase — translated: MTAPTTTAPHATNGSTAAPQSNLGPSEVSSRAATPPGGGDVLIRAATVGDAPAIAGIGSRSFFQTFVGTCSDADMQAYLDEYFSEGKIAEELRNPHLTFLVASFTEGGQEVVAAFSALRTDTTETCVEHIPAAERIELQRIYADYQYHGRGIAKKLIDATLAKAKELGPKYVWLGVWESNERAKSFYKKIGFTQIGSHDFFVGEERQTDHILGKEL
- the mcs4_0 gene encoding Response regulator mcs4 — its product is MSQPPLKVDTDTSGPGKVPASQPSAIITVPPSWAESPISHSMDPSAFELSPKDCSTDRFRTAGDGHTDTTLPLSSSSSSSLSGHQGFAWPPAGHPISRPDPFERTRSFSEDPFGAQSSSSSSGDDNDFATVAAMTASAPVIVLPRGVSEQPPSTSGQSSSAERGTFNRAVSSPLPSRTGLLRQPLEPRPPAGMRVDPVHSVSVELVDSLQTAIQTILNVSPPHLLDNAKEQYSGCAIQVPVTSVSALLSSMRGLNYLSANLGTMVDGQGSPASVIEDFDVGELVQNVADQLGGEAAQSEVELVLFHGDVGIKHFSVNGDREALGFALSHVLRQILLVANKGDTIELGLHVYPQSPATSRRDSLPVLDWEGQRRPQSLGGGGGGHPSSPSRILPSPPAGSADEPTLCTFEIVHNISQTIDSNAATPRAELNPFTRLVEQKEAATPKFDTVLSTRLLRQASASLKTNAAPTSPTTFGLARHAYELSTVLPPGRPILEPVELSQEEEASRQPYSDIRLPREPTLGELSDFAETLRGRGVHLHASHSSIFARHLTGYLRAWGIDVSLIPLEADILPTSQPVAAPRFILIDSDIGVLRRELGRLKLEAPPLNRQRSLKRPNLTRSGKSTHGIRQATMPTVIHFTGLEKYRQVRDLLASSDVANHIEVIVVPKPVGPRRFLTALFTAVRQPLVDPAFSPIATSPRSPIVTTGSRPALGPTQTGFFDGVNGLDVQAPTPRSSRTPLAELPPPMGVTPRGDALKIPLSTPLGDIETTPAAEYFSRATNGKSSGASGVVMQSPDGRPFGMFFEPPASGGSAQHPEGLRRKGSNRRHSAETDGGTAATSPTSSPAPSRRASAISTATDDSAGLEAGRAQISQSRRKTLPAAPDAKPIVARGRGRSSTITKRHAGDGSAQHNGKPLPDISEKKSLTRSLTRGAKSDVVVPPINVLIVEDNPINQNILSMFFRKKKIKHQTAKDGVEAVEKWKTGGFHLILMDIQLPVMDGIEATKEIRKLERGQNIGVFPSTPVSDHAKSAIDTAPLSPFRSAVIIVALTASSLQTDRVAALAAGCNDFLTKPVSLKWLERKTIEWGCMQALIDFDGWRRWKGSDVRDPAETKLAFQIGPQANARAVASRLRIDRSKGRPSPTGTPPVAAPPAPSPPAAVKEDPEDKVNHKQLTEKPLPALPVE
- the MAPK_1 gene encoding Mitogen-activated protein kinase encodes the protein MSTVRRSEPQRAATSSAMAAVQEKLTRGSNAQAPRKVRFNVGSTYLIVDVIGEGAYGVVVSAIHRPSNTKVAIKKIAPFDHSMFALRTLRELKLLKYFADQGVSENIITILDIIKPSSFESFKEVYLVQELLETDLHRVIRTQDLSDDHCQYFIYQTCRAIKALHSAEIIHRDLKPSNLLLNANCDLKVCDFGLARSTQTAFPNGGKENGFMTEYVATRWYRAPEVMLSFRMYSKAIDIWSIGCILAEMLSGKPLFPGKDYHHQLSLILDVLGTPTMDEFYAITSRRSKDYIRNMPFRKRRSFESLYPKSKPLAIDFLAKTLTFDPRKRYTVEQCLEHPYLEAYHDPEDEPTAPPLDSDFFDFDLMKDDITRDELKRLLYEEIMSFHAQ
- the MAPK_1 gene encoding Mitogen-activated protein kinase; translated protein: MSTVRRSEPQRAATSSAMAAVQEKLTRGSNAQAPRKVRFNVGSTYLIVDVIGEGAYGVVVSAIHRPSNTKVAIKKIAPFDHSMFALRTLRELKLLKYFADQGVSENVSLSQWLRQGSTLMFQIITILDIIKPSSFESFKEVYLVQELLETDLHRVIRTQDLSDDHCQYFIYQTCRAIKALHSAEIIHRDLKPSNLLLNANCDLKVCDFGLARSTQTAFPNGGKENGFMTEYVATRWYRAPEVMLSFRMYSKAIDIWSIGCILAEMLSGKPLFPGKDYHHQLSLILDVLGTPTMDEFYAITSRRSKDYIRNMPFRKRRSFESLYPKSKPLAIDFLAKTLTFDPRKRYTVEQCLEHPYLEAYHDPEDEPTAPPLDSDFFDFDLMKDDITRDELKRLLYEEIMSFHAQ
- the SPAC56E4.03_1 gene encoding Aromatic amino acid aminotransferase, producing the protein MDGAYALSPANGHDEAVVTLPKAKDLSHHLNSLTKRRVANKLKEMYQYSGVPGMVSLAGGIPSPAYFPFESLSAEILPYDHLPLDNPRVPAKPKTSLLSWLFGSSSGSSQAAPTITVPKYAKNPKDPYAVQLATSLQYQLATGPPAFPKFLREYVKTVYKPGYADWDVLLDDGATDGFNKVCNLLVEVGDTILVEEWTYPGAANAYLPYDTTIVGVKMDGQGIIPEELESLLSNWDDSKGRFPRLLYTVPTGQNPTGATMLGERKQAIYALASKFDLIIVEDEPYFTLYSGAYTPRDAKLSPVAQYQRDLEKKEGKEGNEAFIKALPPTYLRYDTEGRVIRLDTFSKTSAPGSRLGWITSNPLFIERLTRISESSTQAPSGFATSLTVTLLNTWGLDGYIRWLRGLKGAYTVRRDWLIDSLADVFHLEFEEDNVHNPNVLTVAGIGRGATAYARQLPGSSQALWDEKRGTSSPHGKPLVSFVPPTAGMFVWLAVHLNQHPEYESLGPDATNILLRRLWLKLADHLVLFAPGFVFAPDAAPTDNTGVGYFRLSYSIITYEESRTAIKTFEEVLVKFLHGRS